Within Aspergillus oryzae RIB40 DNA, chromosome 2, the genomic segment ACACAAGACATACTCCGTTTGCAGACCCCCAGTAGAACTTCCACATCTGATCGCAGAGAATCCGGTTCGTCAGGAAATGTAGAGGCATCGGAACTAGACGTATTTGAGGAATCAGTGGGGCTTTGATACACCCACCGTTCTTGGACTACACGGCGATCAATATACACGGCCGAACATTCGACACCATCCATGCTGTCGACTGGGTTCGGCACACCCATAGCTTAGAGCTCCTCCAGTTCAAAGTGTGATGGATGGACAAGAGAAGTAACAGAGTGGTCAAATAAAACACGGTACTCTACCCAGTCCAAACTCGGTCTAATAAGGCTAACACCGAGTTGATAGTGTAGGTTGCAGCGTGAATAATTACGGGGAAACGAAGAAATGTAACAGGGAAAAACGAGTGGCTGGCAGAGTATATAGAGAAGGTGAGGGTGGACGGTAGGTGAAATTCAAAAGGAGAGActgagaaatggaaaggagCAGCGACCCTAGTCTTTCTGGAGTTCTATCGGGTCAGCAACCATATGCAAAGTTCTGGTGATGTAGTGTATGTGGGCGACACGGCAAAGCCAGTATGGAGAGGATCAATGAATACTGCGCCAGGGAACCGGAGACCGAAAAGCAGCCACAGGTGCGCATTCGAACAATGGATTGTTCGCTGTAGTTGTCCACAGAGGTTTGATCAATTGCCAACCTGCCCAGAGTGCAATACTTGGTTCCTTTTTCCAAGACTTCCAGGTCTCTTGTTCCATACACAAGCCTCCAGATGGCAGTCTACCACGATCGCCACATACACGTACATGGGATCCACTCACGTTTGGGGTCGGCAAAGTTCAGTAGGTCGAGAGAATAAAGAGACCGAGAGCGAAACACGACCTGGTGTGGGCCAATTGCTTAGTGCTGTGCTGTTCTGCACTATCAAAACCACCGCCGATAGAAACCGATTAGGAGCACTCCGCGGGATCGCGACACATGTAAGATTCGCCGAAATCAAGGACGACAAAATTCGAGGCCCAGAAGCGGGAAATCTTAGGGCGTCATGGTGGGCCACGGGCAGGGCCACACGGGAAAATGATGACACGAGACTCAaaaaggtgaagaagagcacAGCGTGCGGTCGCGTCGATGATCGACAACCAAAGGCGTCCGTCTGTTGGAAGAGCAAAACCAAAAGTcgatgaagcaaagaaaaagacgatAGAAGACGAGAACAATAGTCCGAGGGTAGGTGAAAGATCGAAAGTGTGCGTTCAGATATGAGGTTGGTTGAGTACTTGTACAAAGGGGGACGTCGGCACAGAGAGGACTGGGGAGGCGAAGGATAATGAAAAAGGGAGATAAATGTGCAGACAGTCGTCAATGAGATTGTTCAGATAGGAAAATAAGATTGTCACAataaggaaaggaagaaaggaaaaaaaaaaaaaagaggagagaagaagaagacgataGATGATGGAAGGAGGGAACGAATTCAGGGAGTGGGAAAGAAGAGTGGAGGACGAGTGGATTGATTGAGGTTCTTTGGGTAATTCCGATCCAAGGGCCCTATCGGTTGGCGCAAAATGTAAGTATAACTCTGGAGAACAGTGAGGTTTAGTTCAGTCCAAGTAGGGCAATGGAAACAGTTGAAGATAATTCTGTCCAGTAGGAAATGCCAGCCCCGGAAAGGTAAGAGGTCAGCGGCGTGCGCTTTGTGAGACtgacttctttttcttcgctttttccccttcgctcAGGCTTCCTTCCAGACTTCCAGAAGGTCGCGGCACGGCGGGTGTGGGCGTCGTCAGAGACTCGGCGATGGGGCCGATCTGTAGGTAGAGTAAGGTATTTATTACATACGGGGAGGTATTGATAGGGTAACCGATGTGGTGTAtcgttcttgttctcctcagGTTTTCCAGTCCATTTTTCCACACCCTCCCAAGGTCCTACTAGTAATCcttttactattaataaCCCTTGGCCTTTTTACAGTTGTTTCATTAATGGATGTATAAATCATACGTCGACGGGATGGGGGAGTAATTTCATTATATCTATCTTCCACACCAACCCTGCATGTGGGATCATCACCATGACAGGAACCAAGTCAGTCAACCTCTTCACGGTTGAAGGTTTTGGGAATATAAAACACGACAAATACCAATCAGCGGAATCCTACCCAACCGGACTAGGAACCACCCAATTTCCTGATGATTGTGATGTGTGTCCAATCCGGGCTCGGGCACCATGTAAGGAAGAAGACTAGAAACTCGACAGAACTGAGCTGAGCCACAAACGAGGGGACACGGACGCACAAATCGGGCGAAGGTTCGTAACAGgttagaaaaggaaaaagaaaatattaTTAAGAAGTGACCAACACTGGCGAGATAAAGTGAGCGGAGAGAGTGGAGAGGATGACGCTTAAAGCAAGCGATCTCATTAGCTCCTTGCAATATACGTGGGTTTTCTAGAATGCCGGCTGAATTTCCTAATCACCACTAAATCTATCGTCGATTCAATGAAGGATTGTAATTTCCATTACTGGGTAAATCGTTACCGGAAGCGTTTGGTACGGATTTATTGAGATCATCTACTTACCTAGGTACAGTACCAGTACTACCCTAAGGTACGTACTCTCAATCTTTCTGTCTGTTCCTCCCCCATCCTGTGGTACATTACAGATTGTAACTTAAAATTCTGATATGTAATCAACAGAAGTTGATCATCTTCTAGAACTTCCATGCGCATGGCACATAAGCACTTTCTGCGCTGTAAGGACTCAACCTTAGCATTGCacacgaaaagaaaagtggaaaaaaaagggtgGCAACCAACCACTGACGTCGACCACCCACCTCAAGAATGTGGTTCCtatgatgtgatggatgatCAACCGAACAAATAAATGAGATAACCACAATTTTGATTCCCTCAACCGTTGTGACAGGTGGCAAAGATTGCGCGCGCCTCCTCCTCTCTGCAGCCTCTTACGTGAGTAACCTTTGTCAATAACCTTATCGAAGATCCGGGGAAATTTTAGGATCCTCCTGTTCGTCTGAAGATGATTTTTGATGCGCTGATATTGTTTCCCTGCCTCTCGGCAGCAGGGTATCGGCCTGGCTGTTTTCCAAGTGACTCAAATGGAAATCCCGCCGTGCCCATTCGTTCGGAAAATCCACCAATCAAAAGGAATCCTTGGACATGGAAAAAGAGCCCCACGGGAAGTTGTCGTTGTCACATGGTTCCATTCCAGGTCGCGCATGGAACAGGTATGTATCTGTATTATGTATCAAGTGTCTCGCGTGAGCGAAATGTTGTTGGAATGCGGTTCATGCATTCTACGTAGGATCGACGACGTTAAAGTTCTGAGCTTGACGCAAGGACTGGGTCTGCCGTACATTTATGCATATTCATTGCTTTCTGGAAGTTGGAAGGTAACGGATATTTTACACACCGAGGGGCATTCCTCCAaccttactccgtacacaaTTCTAGAACTGTCATGGGGAACAGACTGCATGTAAGAAAGGAATAAATCGATCAAATGGCAGACCGGGTCCAGATTGTAGATTCCGTCCTTAGTGTGTGCAACTAACCTCCAACTAAGTGGGAATTGTCAACCTACTTAACTCGGGAGCCACCAATATCAAACTAACAATGGAAAGCACCACTAATAAGCACTAACCACTGACCACAATCCTTCCATTTCGCCTTTATCTGAGGCTCAACCGCAGACAAATCAAACAGCCCAGTGACGATCCCCTGGCACAGTCCCAGTGCATCAGCTGTCCAACAGTCAACTACCTTCGGCGCTCGGGTCGATGGGAATGACCAGGGTCCCATCGCTTCCTATTAGTCCCTCGCGTCCGGGATCGTCCCCGTCGATCCATACCACGAAAGTAGAAAAAAGACTCTGGGAAACGGCATACTAAGTATTATCATTTGTAGTCTCTACCCcgcttctcttctatcaAGGGTTCTGTCGCCTGCCGACCGCCCAACGGAGCCTCGTGTTTTCATAGGGACGATACATCGGAAACCGTGAAAAAACAATTCTCAACGCTAATATATGAAACGCCCAGTCCATGCCACCCTGAATAATCTTGGGCCATTGCGGACAGCGGTGTAACCCAAATATATCATGCTCATAATGTAggaaccaaaaaagaaaaaaaaaataaaacaaaacaaaacaaaataaaagaggcaaggaaagggaaaaaagatgCATACAGACGAACGGggaaagaataataatgaaaagacaaaagagcaACGGATTAATCTAGAACCACGCTGATGGCAAAAACCCAAACCCCGTTTTTTAAATGCCACACGGTCCAAACAACACAAAGGAGATGCCAAAGTAGAGtaagaaaaaggaaagaaaacaagaacgTAATAGAGCTATATCATACATTCCCTAAAAGTCCTTCTTCTAAAGTTCTGCAAGCATAGAACCTGGAATAAGGCTTAAGAGAGTAAATTCTTGAGAGATGGGCTTGCGCTAGCGCCGGAGCCGCCATTTGTCCCGTTGACATTCGTATGCCTGATGCTGCTCGTCGGACCTGCGGGCGCGGTGACAGGTGCATCGTCTAACTTTCCGGGTGGCGTCCGACCTCGTGGATCAACATGTGCTTGCGAAACGGGAGGTGACTGCGTTGGCGCACTAAGAACGCGTTCGACAGAATAGACACGTGCCGGTGGTCCCCCGTTCAATGCACTGAGTGAGTGCTGTGGGGAGTGTCGAACCATTGTAGAGTGCACATCCGGAGGTGATGCCGATGGGGCGTATGGTCGAGGCCCAGCTGGGTgagaaagatgaggagaggGTATAGAGACTGGCCCATAGGGGCTCTGATGAGTAGGAAACGGctggggaggtggaggaggatgagctCCACTCGTGTAATGATGCGGGGGGGCATGGTGTGAAGGAGCGGGCTGGAAGCCATTCATATGGTgcggtgggggtggtggaggtCCTCCGCGGTAGGTAGCAACTGGAATGCCATTGCGAAGCTTATCCCCATAATCGCCGGGACGCTGTTCATATCCCGGATACCATTCAGGCCCATTGGAAGGCGGCGGACCAAGAGGCCTAGGCAGCACCCCGGTTTGTGGAGGATGGGCATGAGGGCCGTAAGAATGATTGTGATATTCTGGAAGACGGGGGGCGGGGAGGACTGGCCGCTGAGCCGAGTAAGGAGACGGCCGAGGCTCTGGAGAGGGCTGGGCAGGTATCTGTTTGAGATGGCATTTATGACACTCGTATGAGTCCTGGTTCTGTTGGTCCAATGACGCTTCGGGATTACTCGCTAGTCCATTCTTGTCTGCAGAATTGAATTCACCGTTGAGCTTCATGAGGGAATGTTGAGAGGGGTTTCGATGAATATATGGAGGGCTTGCTGAGGCCGCAGGCGGAAATCTTGGTTCATTCATCCCAGCTCCGTTGAGTAGAGGTGGCCTGTGATCAGCAGCTGTTGTTCGTCGTGACTTATCGATAGGCCACCACCGAGGGGTGTATGCGGTAGAGCAACGCGCACATTTTCTTGTTGCATCTGTGCCAGTGACCTGGGTCGGTGCATGATTTTCGGAATCAATGGCCATCTCGTCCGTAGCTTCCTCAGGGGGCACCCCTGTATTCTTAGAGGTATCCTTCGTTGTAGGCGGAGGAGCGGTAACGCCGTTGACAGCAGATGCCCGTCGGTGTCCGGCCGATGTCGCACTGTGTTGTGATGCGATAATAGACTGCTGAACATACGCCGCTCTACGTAGAGTCCCAGTCAAGGAAAGGTCGGCTTGTTTGTAGTTTTGGACGAATCGCTGGAGGGCATtgatgccttcttcctccgtaGGCTCGCCTACTGCATGAACAACAGACGGTACTGTATGATGAGGGCACCAGATTCCCGCAGAGGCCACTCCAACCTCATCCTTGAGCCGCACACTCTGCACGGTATCTCTCCTAGAGCTCTTAACGGGCGTGATATCGAAGCCAAACGTGTACTGCGCCTGGAACGCGCAACCAACATGGAACTGAACATTGCAGCCACTGAAATGGCATGGTACACAAGCACCATTGTTTGACTTGCAAATTTTGCAAACCTCACGGTACTTGTCTGCGGAAATAAGTGCAAATCCTTCAGCAGGTTCAAGCTCTTTCGCGTTGGCAAACTTGATCTCGGGAGTCCAAACCGCACAAGCGACATGGACCCAGTTGTTACCATCAGTCCGCTTCAGCGGTTCCCGAGGACCGATCGGCTTGCCTACGGCTTCCTGCCTTTGTCGATAGAGTTTGATAGCTTCACTaaccatctccttctctaacctctccttttcccgATCCCGCtcagtcttcttcttgtgcgTCGACCGTGGAGCTTCCATCAATTCATGCTCTGTCCAGGTCACAGGGCATAGAACACACTCGTAACATGTCGAGAACAACGGATTTCTGTCATTGGTACACATGTCGCACAGCCATTTAACGCAATTCCGTGACGGGCTGACTCCATAGCAGCTTCGGTGAACGGTTAGCCGACAGTCCCTACAGGACAAATGTTGATCACCCATAGGTTCCATCTTGTTACAGACGGCACAAGGAAGTGTCTTAGCCTTGGGTGGATCGGGGACAATCGGTGCCGGTTCCGGGGCCTTCTCTGGTgctggcttcttctttggcgCCGGTTCCACGGATGTAGCAGTCGAAGTCGCGCCACTGTCTTTATCGTTGGTGCgtcccttcttttttgtggTCTCCTGCACTTGAGGGTTGGCTGCTACAGGGACACCAATCGAGGCAGCAGTCGCAGCAGTCGCACTATTGATGCTAATCGGAGTCTCGGTGGAAATAAGGAGCTGTGTCAGTagttcttcatcaacacGCCGGCGCCATGACTTGTTGCCACTTTGGGAGATCTTCTTGGCGACTTCATCTACATTCTCCCACTGAATCCCATACTTTCTCCATAGTAGAGCGCATCGTAAGCAGAGAGCCACCGTAAGCTGCGGCCCCTTATCTCGTTGCTTCGATGATGGTTCGCTTGGGGTTGTAGTCCCGGGCGGGATCCCAGGGGCACGCCGCCATTGGCGTGAGGTACGTGTAGAGCAGAACTTGCACTGGAAACCACGCTTTTtctcaacagccttctcattGTCATAGGCTGAATCATCATGATCGTCTGCCACGTCATCCACGAGCTTTGCAGTGTGATTTCGCTTAGCTTCCTTCTTGCCTCGCCTACCTTCATAATGATCCCAGATCTGGTGACCGCGggctgtcttcttccacatgTAGTAGAACCGCACGATTTGATAATGCGGTACAGTACCGACATGTTTCGTCAGGTTCCGCCACTCCGATCCGTACTTCGCAACGCCCTGCTCGAACGCTTTTACTTCTTCAGGTCGCAGATGGGGCTCCTTTAGATCCTTGTACTTGTTCATCTGCTTTAACTTGGAAAGAGCAGTCTCGACATCGAAACTATTTGCATAAAGCAGCTCCAAAGCCTTATCCAGAAAATTCGTAGAGTACTTTTCGACCCCAAGGTCAGGCGCTATCTCCTTTGCTCTAGCCATATAGTCGTCGATAAATCTCTCTCGATCCGCAGCGCT encodes:
- a CDS encoding DNA-binding E3 ubiquitin-protein ligase SNT2 (PHD finger protein BR140/LIN-49); amino-acid sequence: MYCVRPVLTKKPARGFAWACAACSRAQERKLEARNTPILGESQAEVEEEVVEEEEEEPNGANGTSSSTPAIVEEEAPRPATEEQVAQARMWPYRYLGIHCRVEDALDYDDRIYPRASSRLGPRFQAIVNPWPGRPVEYVKPTDIKKKYMKSSGGRKDSKLSKEALAALEAAKQEKANRPKWVMDEPQGYVRRGEDEPVTVNGKQVRTAELMFKMPTATQIPSRGEDDAPGADLSAADRERFIDDYMARAKEIAPDLGVEKYSTNFLDKALELLYANSFDVETALSKLKQMNKYKDLKEPHLRPEEVKAFEQGVAKYGSEWRNLTKHVGTVPHYQIVRFYYMWKKTARGHQIWDHYEGRRGKKEAKRNHTAKLVDDVADDHDDSAYDNEKAVEKKRGFQCKFCSTRTSRQWRRAPGIPPGTTTPSEPSSKQRDKGPQLTVALCLRCALLWRKYGIQWENVDEVAKKISQSGNKSWRRRVDEELLTQLLISTETPISINSATAATAASIGVPVAANPQVQETTKKKGRTNDKDSGATSTATSVEPAPKKKPAPEKAPEPAPIVPDPPKAKTLPCAVCNKMEPMGDQHLSCRDCRLTVHRSCYGVSPSRNCVKWLCDMCTNDRNPLFSTCYECVLCPVTWTEHELMEAPRSTHKKKTERDREKERLEKEMVSEAIKLYRQRQEAVGKPIGPREPLKRTDGNNWVHVACAVWTPEIKFANAKELEPAEGFALISADKYREVCKICKSNNGACVPCHFSGCNVQFHVGCAFQAQYTFGFDITPVKSSRRDTVQSVRLKDEVGVASAGIWCPHHTVPSVVHAVGEPTEEEGINALQRFVQNYKQADLSLTGTLRRAAYVQQSIIASQHSATSAGHRRASAVNGVTAPPPTTKDTSKNTGVPPEEATDEMAIDSENHAPTQVTGTDATRKCARCSTAYTPRWWPIDKSRRTTAADHRPPLLNGAGMNEPRFPPAASASPPYIHRNPSQHSLMKLNGEFNSADKNGLASNPEASLDQQNQDSYECHKCHLKQIPAQPSPEPRPSPYSAQRPVLPAPRLPEYHNHSYGPHAHPPQTGVLPRPLGPPPSNGPEWYPGYEQRPGDYGDKLRNGIPVATYRGGPPPPPPHHMNGFQPAPSHHAPPHHYTSGAHPPPPPQPFPTHQSPYGPVSIPSPHLSHPAGPRPYAPSASPPDVHSTMVRHSPQHSLSALNGGPPARVYSVERVLSAPTQSPPVSQAHVDPRGRTPPGKLDDAPVTAPAGPTSSIRHTNVNGTNGGSGASASPSLKNLLS